In Miscanthus floridulus cultivar M001 chromosome 19, ASM1932011v1, whole genome shotgun sequence, the DNA window ccctacatagggtgtttccccctcgtcctcgacgcaaccataCAGAAGGTGCTTTTCTAGAaagtgctcgtcgatggtgggagcgctctgaatctcctcttcaccgAAGCCCTAAACGAGCTGGGCCTCGGGTTATCAGATCTTACACCCTTCGACTCCTCCTTTTGTGGTGTGGTACCTACTAGggcctccaaaccacttggagagatcaccctaccagtatagttcagcacggcaagcaactaccacgttgagcacatcaacttctacgtcgctgacttcaacaccgcctaccatgccatacttggccggccagctctggccaagttcatggctataccacaCTACGCATATCTAGTGCTAAAGacgccttcgcctgcaggagttctGGCTCTACGGGCCAACCTATCCATCGCTTAcacctgcgagacagagagtctcgccctcgttgaggccaccgacctctccatctagatggccagcatggtcaccgaagccaagatgaTGCCcgccgacgacatggagatcctagagctggagcgTCCTCGCGCCTCCgctaagtccaaggaaataaaggaggtcggcctcggcctcgatgacccctctaagaccatgaagattgggctacccttgaccccaaataggaaagcgcgctcatctccttcctacgtgccaacgccgacatgtttgcttagaaacctacagacatgctggtggtaccacgggagaagatcgagcagtccttgaatgtctcaccgacgaccaaaccgatcaagtagaaactctgccgattcgcgccagacaagaaggaggctattagggtagaaataaaatggctcttagctaccggatttataaaagaagtgtatcatcctgagtggttagcaaaccctgttctcgtttgaaaaaaagaataaagaatggagaatgtgcgttgattacactgatattaacaaacactgccctaaagaccccttcggtttgcctcggatagacgaggttgtagactccaccgccggctgcgaactgctctccttccttgactattacttcggttatcaccagatctccctcaaggaagaagactagatcaagacattgttcatcacgcccttcggtgcgtactgctacaccaccatgtccttcggactcaagaacgctggggcgacttatcaaagggctattcagatgtgcctcgatcaacagatcggccacaacatcgaagcttacatcgacgatgtggtcgtcaagtgcAACACCACCGATGATCTTATCGCCGCCCCCagaagaaacattcgccaaccttaaaaggtaccgatggaagctgaacccttcaaagtgcatctttggagttccatttggtatactcctaggctacattgtcagcgcacgaggcattgagcccaatcctgacaaggtctccaccatcaccaatatgaaacagccaacatgcatcaaggatatacaaaagcttacaggctgcatggcagctttaagccgcttcatatcacgcatcggtgaaaaagggctaccgttcttcaaactcctgaAGGCTTCCAAGTGCTTTTCCTGGTGGAAGGAGGCAGACATAgccttcgagcagctcaagttattcctaacaaagcctccgatcatgacggcgccatggccagacgaaactctcctgatctacatcgccgctacttctcgtgtcgtcagcacaaccattgtggtcgaacgcgaggaggtcGGGCACGCCTATAGGGTGCAACGTctggtatatttcatcagcgaggttctcaacgagcccaagactcgttatccttaggtccagaagCTACTATACACCATACTGATCATGTCGCGTAAGctctgccactacttcgagtattacaagatcaccgtggtcaccgagttccctctgggggacattctccgtaacaaagaggccaacggccatatcatcaagtgggctattgagcttggcacttactccattgaattcagaagcaggcctaccatcaagtctcaggcgcctGCTGATTTCgttgctgagtggaccgagatccaagatcTCATCGCCACCacatgccccgagcactgggtgatgtatttcgacagcgcccttaacatcaacggtgcttgtgtgggcattttgttcattaagccgcccaaggataagctctgatacgttctccggatacactttctggcctccaacaacgctgccgaatatgaagcatgtctccactgactccgtatagccgttgagctcggcgtcaaacgtctcatggtatatggggactcagCGCTGGTCATTAACCAACTTAACAAAGACTAGTCttgctctagtgagaagatggatgcatattgcaccgaaattaggaagcttgaagggaagttctacggtatcaagtaccaccacgtggtacacgatcaaaatcagctcgcgcgcacccactgtcaaaacaaaaatcccctagatgattctacccaaatcgcccgggggctcctaTCGAGTTCATAAACTTGAGGtctctcatggacctgcttcccagtaaAAGCTCAGCCCAACAGACGACGTTGCAAACAACGcgtaactcctgggccggcccaaaaacctaacgacaggccataagggtgatccagtctctgaccagaaggcctggtcaAGGAGAAACGGCGCTCGCTTCCCACTCCGGCCCGCCtatccgactggaaggcctggtcaaggaggaacaacgctcgcttctaactccggcccatctctccgatcagaaggcctggccaaggagagaacaacgctcgcttccgactctggcctgcctctccgattgaaaggcctggccaaggaggaacgacactTGCtactgactctggcccgcctctccgaccgaaaggcttggcaaaggagaggacgacgctcgcttccgactctgaccaacttctccgaccgggaatacaccaaacctctacttacagctcttctccgaccgggaggCCAGGGCCGActggggaacgaccgaccggggacgcccgcttggtgaagacccaggaaacggacagagcaagtaaggcagggcgctctaGTCAaacacaataccaaggaccgtaccctacatacctacaggacagtactgtcaggtcatgtcagaagggtactttataaccttccaAACTTGTCAgaacatcaatagtattgtgggcgccgacatttgaaCTACAGTATGGTAGACGccaacatttgccataccagaagaacacggtggaaccaaccacatgcatccagccatcaacagtattgtgggcgccgacaaaccaccttgtacccgacgacgtgggcaacaagactaggtagcacacacactctctttctctcacactctctctctcttgtaaagccatccccttcatctataaaaggggatgcactctctccaaaATGAGGACGATTCGAACAACCGACGATTCACATAGACTAGGATTTAGATAGTTGATTCCGAttctctctgcttggctctagaactctaaagccagacaaagcatacgttcgaacacttagcgtacattggagctcccgtcactctcggcccttcggtccggagtccggccagacctctgatacccccatcatactccctctcgtttgttaccccacaacaaacttcaagcacctgggctcaggaataaagtcaccgactgactcaaactggacgtagggcatgttgcctgaaccagcataaaccctgtatcattgagggctaggccacatccgatcacaacgtacgacaaaactataaatatttacgtattGATCACTTTTCACACCTacaatattattagattaatatttgtaggaatttttgtggcaaatgggTAATAGTTTtgtccatgaaatttttatagtaggttcattgtattattatgtgctcactgtaatttttgtagccttacaataggttgataaatagggtagctaagtactccttgttttagtatatatgaatcataaataaagtaagaaatgcatttttggttgctaagataatacttgaatgcttcatacctgtttagtggaaagAATGGGTAGCTTAGCattttagtcattagagttagcttagtagcatggtagatgtattgttattttaagagttgctattgctaaaatgctaagtattgcatcatcattgcatgcatgtagagaacgcgttggtggagttcgtgaccgctAGAGAGCAGGAAtacgaggaggtgattgaggagtacgaggaggaggtcttcGTACAGGAGGAAGCCTCGAAGCCACCGACGACTAACATAGCTGACCACCCgcatgcccaaggcaagccccggtgcataacccttattttgaataagcaTTGAATATATATATCTGTGATGTACATTTACGTTActggcattttatggaaaccacctgcataaatatatctgtcctatgagtcctactagtacaggtgcgagtagctgctatgcttaggactTTCGGtaacgtgagtaacctgccgttactcacaataggtgattattattatcactcttatgataaaatagtgaaagaaaaatagagaccgggcagagatatggtatgggtattggtgggtgtaagaggttgtgtcccgtgaccaacggggcatagcttggttacactgttttccctgtccatgtcggttaaggaccggcagttgcattgggttctagtcaagtcacaggcttattatcctgagcacatacttatttatgggagtatggaaggctcgttgctctcttgtcgtgggttccggctctttccgggccgactaattggaggcgggaatGGTGGAGgtttaagcaccacactgagtccgggattcaggtgtgggggcttggagtccaagtttggacggggacctggaccccttgacaggagagtgatgggttggtcctgcttgtgcctagggtacaagcggggcgtgtgtttcggggtacccagctgagcacattgattcacgaatcgtcaggtaatccggtacgacttgtctacaatctagcaccgtagtaagaactagaagatgaaagatgataaaatggatctgtttgctcaactcttgcttgaaagtagaacatgtgctacatagaatgattagctaatgaactaatcatgactgttaataaaacacatacataaggattcactactagtattgcttttcgtaaaaaggaaacccagcaacccataaagcttatcatatcctttggagtcgggaaattattcccactagtcgggtaagtcttgcgagtacattatgtactcagggtttatttacccttgttgcaggtgtagcttgaagggtagctgttgtgtggaggattcttctagtgggcacagacggatcattgtattctaccgttagatatttattgtaattccgctgtttaaattccgcactgtaaacttggtactataataatgtatttctaagaactttggttgtatgaaatagactaaataatgtaaactcgttctcgTTATTGGATCTTGGAGAAAAAAGGTGGTTTGTTCGAGTTCTCTCTTAGGGTGTGCTCAACGGAACCAGCTCgatatagcttgctttcggggtgcttagtgtctggtggaagacgagcgcctccggaagcatgctatttcggacggttctgccacacaagTCAAGCTGGAAATGAACTCCTCGCACAAAGCTTTTTGGAAACTGAGGTAAAAGAGACGAAATTCAGCTCTGGGATCTGATGAATTCACTACAGAATTTTGGAACATAATTAAAGGAGATTTGATAGCTCTATTCGAGGAATTTCATAGAGGTAAAATTCCACTCCACAGGTTGAATTTTGGAACAATAATCTTAGAGTAAAGTGCACTGACAGTCCTCGGACTTGTTCGGATGTGTCATTCTGGTCCCTAAACACTCAAATTGACCGTTCAAATCCTCAAACTTGTTTATCTGTGTCATCTTAGTCTCTAAACTCTCAAATTGCTTATTAGGTTCTCAAACTTGTTCAGCTGTATCATCTAGGTCCTTAAACTTGCAAATCActcgtttaggtcctcaaacttgttcaggTGTGTCATCCTGATCCCTAAATactgtaaacttgtaaattcaatatatatttatagaacTGTCAAAAAATTATAAATCTAATTTTGTTTAGACTCCTGGTAACATGTACTTTAAATTATAATAAAAGAAATCACCCTATACTTTCTATTTTTAACTCTATAGTTTTATAACTAAATAGGCACATATATTTTTAGGATTTATAAAAATATACATGCCTATAAATTTTATAGTTGTATTATTCTGGAGACGAGGGAATACAGGTACTCACGGTCATGTCAGGTCTTGTTGGTGTGAACACGCGTACACTAAAGTCTACTGGGTTGCCGTTTTAAAGACGGGCAGAACGAGAACCACAACCAGATAGGTGAGGTCAAGTCAAGAAGAAAATGACGAAATGCATTGGCAATAATGCACATTATATCCTAGTTATGTAATAATCTTTCAAACTAGGTACTCTATTCACGGAAGCTCCGGCATGGCGTGGTGGGGAGCATGGAGGTCGAAGGTCTCATCCACATCCACCGGGCGCAGCGGCGGCGATTCCGGTCGTCACCCTCGGCCACAACTGCCGGAGCTGGCTGATTACATTTACATCTACACCAACTGTGGCATCAGTAGCACCATCACCACCGCTGCTTCATCGGGTTACCTGCACCACCCTGtccaacaccacctacacaaccACAACCGGCAGCAGCAGCCCTGCCCCTGCTCGTGTCCTCCATTCGTTCATGCCCACCGCTCCCAGCACCTCCACGTTGATCGTGGAAGAAGATTTGGTGGAGGAAGTCGGCCACGAGAGAGTCACGGGGCAAGACAAGGCAAAGACACGGGAGCAGGTGAGGGACCTCATCCATGGTGGATCCCCTGCACTTGGAGTGGCTAGCGACTACACCAGAGGCGGCGGTGGTGCCTTGGACAGGTGGCTCCATGAGCTGCAGGTCAGCTGGGTTCTCCACCTCGCTTGTCAACTGGACGTGTCCACAAGGAGGGCCTTCGTCTCGCGACGACTCCAGCACACTGTACGCAGCTGGGTCCTAGCTCTACACGCCATCAGCAGAAGAGCCATCGCTAGTTTCACTGGATGGTACCATAGTCAGCAGAAGGGAGAAGAAGGTGCACAGACCCGCTGGCCACTTGCATCGGAGCTGGTAGGATTTTTCGCAGCAACCTTCTCGCATATACTCCCTTTTGTTGACGTCGTTGTTGCTTTGGAGATCATTGATCCTAGTAGTGACGACGACCATCAGATTATTCTTCTTAGCAATCGGGGTGGAGTGGCCTATATCTAGTAATAAGCAAAATACAAATACCAACGAATAGATGGTTggtaaaaccaaaaaaaaatggcGATGGATGGTCTGTTAGAAATCTCTAGACCGACCGTGCATCGGTACTTTAGTATTTTTACTGACCCTGGGTTGTGGATAGTACAAACAATGAATACATATATATGGAAGCAAAACTAATAACTAAATAAACTTCTGATAACTTGTATGGTTTGGTGCACTAGTTTATCCTTCAAATAGCTCCTCCAACATCTCTTCCAGTTCCTTGGGAGTGACTCTTGAGGCACTGACAACATTATCCTCCAAGAATTTTGTGAAGGCTGGAATGACTTTCTTGATGATGGCTGCCCGCAGCTCTTCCCTCAGCTCTGGGTCTGGAACCTTCCAGAGCTTTTGCTTGATGTAGGTCTTCTCAAACTTTGTCTCGAAATTATGTTGTGCTGAGTATCTCGTTAAGCAACAAGGTGTATGATCATGTAAGGGCTTCAACACCGGTGTCCAAGATACTTGAATATAACTGTTTATGTAACCATCGATCTTGTGAGTCAAGGCATACATGGGGACATCCACAAGCCGCTGATTTATACGAAGCTGATGCCAGACAAAGTATAAGTTGTTGATCAAGAATAGGAACCTGAGGCTCTGATCTGGAAATGACTCTGACACTCTGGTGAGCTTTTCTTCTAGAGAACGGATCATCACCATGATCAAGTTGGTAGAAGAACTGGTATTCTCATTGCCTGTTGCTGCAGGGGCGTCCTTACCATTTACACGAACTGATGCTGGTGCTTCATGAATGGTAGGAAGATCCACTGCACATCGTTTGTAGCTAGTCGACAGCACAATGATGCAACTTAGCGCGGACTTAGTGGCCTTGTGAATGCCAGGTGATAGGTCCTCCGCCAGTCCTGATGCTGTAGAGTCATGGTGACGATCACCCGTCAAGGACATGAACTGAGTCTTGATGTAGTCTCTTGTGTCCCGTATGGCTTCATCCAGCCTGTCCAATCTCGCTAGCAAGAGCCTACACATCATGCCACTTGCTCTTTTGGCTTCTGCTTGCAGTTGGAGTGAGGAAGAGAGCCACGAGTCCCAGAGTTGGACATGTTCCAAGGCACCGGCGAGAGCGTCACGGACGTCTGCTAGTGCCTGGAATTTGTGAGCTGATGCCACTCCACCCCTACTGCCAGAAACAATAATCCGATGGTCGTCGTCGCTGGCACTAGGATCAATGATTTCCAATGCAACAACGACATCAACAAAAGGGAGCATATGCGAGAAGGTTGCTGCAAAAAATCCTACCAGCTCTGACGTAGGTGGCCAGCAGGTTTGTAGCTGCTGTagagcttcttcttcctcctcctggcTAGGACACCATCCAGTGAAGCTAACGATGGATCTGCTGATGCCGTGCAGAGCTAGGACCCAGCTGCGTGCAGTGTGCTGGAGTCGCCGCGAGACGAAGGCCCTCCCAGCGGACGCATCCAGCTGAGCAAGGTGGAGAACCCAGATGACTTGCAGCTCCCAGAGCCACCTGTCCAAGGGATCCGATCCATGGATGAGGTCCCTCATGTGCTCGCGTGTCTTCGCCTTGTTTTGCTCCGTGGCCGTTTCGTGGCCGACCTCCTCCGTGTCTTCTTCCACGACCAACGTGGAGGTGTTGGGAGCGGGCATGAACGAGTGGAGGACACGAACAGCTAGAGCTgaggcgctgctgctgctggcagtggttgtgtaggtggtgttggaCAGGGTGGTGCAGGTAGCTGATGAAGCAGTGGTGGTGCTACTGATGCCATAGTTGTTGTTGATGTAATCGGCCAGGTAGGGCTGCGGCGGTCTCTGGTTGGGGTGATGAACGATATCGGCACTGCCGCTCTCAGTGGATGAGACCCTCGACCTCCATGCTCCCTGCCAGGTAGCCGCCATGCCTGCGAGCTAGGTCGCCGGCTATGGGCCTTTTCGCTGCAGGTTCAAGGCTTCAAGCTGATGCAGCTGCTACCTACCGTAGCTCTATAACCTTACGACAGTGTGCATTATTGCCAACGCCATTTCGCTACGTTCTTGACTTGACCTCACCTGGATGCTGTGTGGCTGTGGTTCTGCTTCTGCTACCGTTTTCAAAACGGCAACGCAGTGTTGACTTTGTAAAGAATATGGCAACCGTGACTGCCTATCTTGGCTCAACACGTCTCCgtgttaaaaaatatatatatatatatatatatatatatatatatatatatatatatatatatatatatatatatatatatatatatatatatatatatatatatatatatatatatgtgtgtgttacaTACTTGGCTTATAAGGTATTCGGTTAGAGAAAATAATGATCTCAACAACTAGGCCTAACAACCTCTATCTAATCTCAACCGAATACATGTTTACCGTGCACACCACCAGGTCATTGCCGTGGCTTTGGTGGACGTGGCTCCGGCAACTCTCCACCGCCTCCCAAGACTGGTGGACAGGTGGTGGCTAAACCGATCTGTCAGGTGTGCAAGAAGAAGGGCCATGAGGCCGACGTCTGCTGGCACCACTTCAAGGAGGATTACCAGCCCTACACCAAGTCTGCTGGAGCAGCACAGATGAACTATGGCGTTGACACCAATTGGTACGCCGACAGTGGTGCAACCGACCACATCACCGCCGAGCTAGAGAAGCTGACTGTCAGAGACAAGTACAAGGGCTCCGATCAAGTCCACACTGCAAGTGGCTCAGGTATGCGGATTAGCAACATTGGTCATGCAATCTTACATACCCCAAACAAAAATCTTCATCTACAAAATGTCCTCCATGTCCCTAGCGCCAATAAAAGTCTTGTTTCTGTGCATCGTCTCACATCTGATAATAATACCTATATTGAGTTTCATCCTCATTATTTTCTCATAAAGGATCGGGCCACGAAGAAAATACTCCATCGCGGCAAGTGTGAGGGCGGCCTCTACCCTTTGAGGTCTCAAGAGGCAGGAGCACAACGCCACAAGCAAGCTTGTCATGTTAGTAGGCCATCCACATGGAGGTGGCATAGTCGTTTGGGTCATGCGTCCTTTCCCGTTGTTGAGAGAGTCATTAGAAACAATTTGCTTCCTCGTTCTGTTGATCATGATAATGAGTCGGTGTGTGACTCTTGCCAAAAAGCAAAGAGTCATCAATTTCCCTATTCTAGCTCGGATAATAAAAGTTGTGCTCCCCTTGACTTGATACATTCAGATGTGTGGGGTCCTGCTCCTGTTTTTGTTGGCAATCATGCTTACTATGTGTCTTTCATTGACGATTTCAGTAGATACACATGGATCTATCTCCTTAAACATAAATATGAGGTTTTCCAAGTCTTTAAGAACTTTCAAAACTTTGTTGAAAGAAAGTTCAATAGAAAAATTATCCATATGCAAACCGATTGGGGAGGAGAGTATGAAAAATTAAACTCCTTCTTCCAATAATTAGGAATCTCTCATAGAGTGTCTTGTCCTCACACACACCAACAAAATGGAAGAGCCGAGAGAAAACATCATCACATAGTTGAGGTAGGGCTATCCCTT includes these proteins:
- the LOC136528748 gene encoding uncharacterized protein, yielding MAATWQGAWRSRVSSTESGSADIVHHPNQRPPQPYLADYINNNYGISSTTTASSATCTTLSNTTYTTTASSSSASALAVRVLHSFMPAPNTSTLVVEEDTEEVGHETATEQNKAKTREHMRDLIHGSDPLDRWLWELQVIWVLHLAQLDASAGRAFVSRRLQHTARSWVLALHGISRSIVSFTGWCPSQEEEEEALQQLQTCWPPTSELVGFFAATFSHMLPFVDVVVALEIIDPSASDDDHRIIVSGSRGGVASAHKFQALADVRDALAGALEHVQLWDSWLSSSLQLQAEAKRASGMMCRLLLARLDRLDEAIRDTRDYIKTQFMSLTGDRHHDSTASGLAEDLSPGIHKATKSALSCIIVLSTSYKRCAVDLPTIHEAPASVRVNGKDAPAATGNENTSSSTNLIMVMIRSLEEKLTRVSESFPDQSLRFLFLINNLYFVWHQLRINQRLVDVPMYALTHKIDGYINSYIQVSWTPVLKPLHDHTPCCLTRYSAQHNFETKFEKTYIKQKLWKVPDPELREELRAAIIKKVIPAFTKFLEDNVVSASRVTPKELEEMLEELFEG